From Brassica oleracea var. oleracea cultivar TO1000 chromosome C3, BOL, whole genome shotgun sequence, a single genomic window includes:
- the LOC106332151 gene encoding sec-independent protein translocase protein TATB, chloroplastic-like: protein MAMAFQIIASSCSSSPTITQSHLLSFPPLQPSCKASSFKLSSWASLLGSSSRFSPYIGLKHMGISISPKSSNPEKKRRCSKGLVIRASLFGVGAPEALVIGVVALLVFGPKGLAEVARTLGKTLRTFQPTIRELQDVSRDFKSTLEREIGLDEISTPDVYNQNRMNTARSPPPSVRNIEDPLTASEPNDAQSQKASTTEDYLKITEEQLKASSLGKSQTEGQTQTQERAVQSQPEVTLRETMAASPPRQD from the exons ATGGCCATGGCCTTTCAGATTATAGCTTCTTCTTGTTCATCTTCACCAACGATTACACAATCTCACCTTCTCTCTTTCCCTCCTCTGCAACCTTCCTGTAAAGCTTCGAGCTTTAAGCTCTCCTCATGGGCTTCTCTCCTGGGTTCTTCTTCTCGTTTCTCTCCCTACATTGGCTTAAAGCATATGGGCATCTCCATCTCCCCGAAATCTTCAAACCCAG AGAAGAAGAGAAGATGTAGTAAGGGTTTAGTGATTCGTGCGTCTTTGTTTGGCGTTGGAGCACCTGAGGCTTTGGTTATTGGTGTTGTCGCTTTGTTAGTCTTTGGTCCTAAAGGCCTTGCAGAG GTAGCTAGAACTCTTGGGAAAACACTGCGTACATTTCAGCCCACCATTAGAGAGCTACAG GATGTTTCAAGAGATTTCAAAAGCACCCTTGAGCGTGAAATTGGACTCGATGAAATCTCAACGCCAGATGTGTACAACCAGAACAGAATGAACACTGCTCGCTCTCCTCCACCATCTGTTAGAAACATTGAAGATCCTTTGACTGCAAGTGAGCCCA ATGATGCTCAATCACAAAAAGCTTCCACAACCGAGGATTACCTCAAGATCACTGAAGAGCAGCTCAAAGCTTCGTCTCTTGGTAAAAGCCAAACAGAGGGTCAAACTCAGACTCAAGAACGTGCTGTACAAAGCCAACCTGAAG TTACATTGAGAGAGACCATGGCTGCATCTCCTCCAAGGCAAGATTGA